A stretch of DNA from Brevibacillus ruminantium:
GTCAACAGATTTTGGATGATTTTCTTGGAGCGCACGCCGCATTGGTAAATATCATGCATCATCTGGGCATGAGGCTCAGTCTTGATCATTCGCATCAGAAGCTGAATATTTCCCAGGATGGCTGTCAGCGGACTGTTCAGCTCGTGCGCGACCCCGGCCGCCATCTCTCCGATTGCCGCCATTTTTGCGGATTGGATAAGCTGTGCCTCGATTTTTACCTTTTCGCTGACATCTTTAAACAGGAGCATATTTTCTACAGATACGCTGACATGCTCGGCGATCTGCTGGAACAACAGCAGGTGACTGCTATCTGCTGTGGTGGGTTGTTCCTGCAGCAGTGTAAGAAAACCGAATACCCGCTGCAGCCGGCCTTGAAGCGCGACAGAAGTGACGAGACAACCGGGATGTTCCGCCGAAATCAGATCGTTTAGCTGTTGAACATGGAGAGGTGTTGTCTGCTGGAGCGGGCGTGTCGCCGTACCGCATTGCCAGCTCTCTCGCTGGGTGATGTAGGAAAACAGGGTGGCCTTTTCGACAAGCGTCAGGATGAAGCGGTCAAACGGGATCAGCTGGGCCAGTTGTTCGGCGAGGTACAGGCTAACTTCTGTCCAGTCTGCGTCAACCTGGAGCTTGGTCAGCCGGTTGATGATCTCCAGTTGCTTGTTTTTTCTTTTCATCTCATCCACGACGAGGTTGAGCTCGTGGTAATAGGTCTTGCGCGACGATTCCACGCCGGTCAGCTTTTGGAGGATTTCTCTTTTATGCTGCATAGGGCCTCCTACAAGGCTTTTTGATACAGGGCCTTGACGTCATCTACACTCATGTCGCGAGGATTGGTGGCCATGCAGATATCCTGTACGGCTGTCTGGCTCAACCGATCAATTTGCTCGGGCTGAAGCCCCAATTCGGACAAAGTAACGGGAATCTGCAGATCGCGTGTCAGATTGGTCACAGCCTTCATCATCAACTGGGAGGCATCATGCTGACTGAGTCCCGTCACGTTTTCGCCCATCGCTTCCGCCATCTTGACGTACTTCTCGGGAGCCGCGATGTAGTTGTACTCCAGCACGTAGGGGAGAAGAATGGCGTTTACCTCTCCATGAGGCGTATCGAGCAAGCCGCCGAGTTGGTGCGACATAGCGTGGATCGCTCCCAAAATCGCATTGGAAAAGGCGATTCCGGCTTGCAGGCTGGCCATCGCCATCGCTTGCTTGGCTTCCAGGTTGTACGCACTGGCTACAGAGGGGCGCAAATGCTGGGAAATAAGGCGCATCGCCGAGAGGGAGAGCACCTCGGTCAGCGGAGTTGCCGCCAGGGAAATGTAGGATTCGATGGCGTGGGTGAGGGCGTCAATTCCAGTGTTGGCTGTAAGCCGCCGATCCTTTGTCATCAGGGTTTGCGGATCGATGATAGCGATGTCGGGAATCAACGATTTGGAGATGATGGCCATCTTTACCTGGCGTTCGGAATCGACAATGATCGAAAATTGCGACACCTCCGAGCCAGAACCGGCCGTGGTGGGGAGCATCACCATCGGTGGGAGTGGGCGAACAATTTTATCCACCCCTTCGTAGTGCAGGATGCTCCCATCGTTGGTGCCGAGCAGGGCGATCGCTTTGGCAGCATCCATCGCGCTGCCGCCGCCGACACCGAGGATGGCATTGCACTCTTGGGCGCGATATTCGGCTGCCCCGGCATGTACCTCGTAATCTTTCGGATTGGGAGTGACCTGAGTCCAGAGGTGATAGTCCAGGTTGCTGTCTTGCAAATATTTGATGGTCTGCTCTGCCCACCCGGCGTTCAGTACGCCTGAATCGCTGACGAGGAAGACCTTCTTTGCCCCCAGGCGGCTCAGGCTTTCGCCAACCTGGCTGAGCGACTCGTTGCCAAAGATGATTTCCGGAGTGGCAAACTTGGATATCTGCATGCAAAACACTCCTTTTTTCCGTAAAATCTGTTTTCTTGTATTGTAATATGGGCAAGTAACCGCTTCCAAGGACAAATCGTCGGCTGTGCAGCCATTATTTTGACCTATCGGCCGTTTTTTTGGCCCAGGACAACGCGGAACGCCCTAATTTACCTGAATATTACCATTATTTCGAATTGGCATGTGTTTTGCTAACAAAAGAAAGGTGAGGAGAGTCTCACTCACACGATAAAGGAGGAATTGGCATGAAAGCAGCAGTGGTGAATCAATTTCAAGAAAAGCTGGAGTTGAAAGAGGTTCCTATTCCCGAAATCGGTCCCGGAGAGGTCCTGGTCCGGATTAAAGCCTGTGGGGTATGTCACACGGACCTGCATGCGGCGCACGGGGATTGGCCGGTAAAACCGAAGCTTCCCCTTATCCCCGGCCACGAGGGTGTAGGCACCATTGAAAAGGTAGGCGACGGGGTCACCTCGCTCAAGGTAGGAGATCGGGTCGGCGTTCCCTGGCTCTATTCCGCCTGCGGCGAATGTGAGTACTGCCTGACCGGTTGGGAAACGCTGTGCCAAAAGCAGCAGAACGGCGGATATTCGGTGGATGGCGGCTATGCCGAGTATTGCAAGGCGCCGGCTGCTTACGTTGCCAAAATTCCCGATGGCATCAGCGATGTGGACGCTGCTCCGATCTTGTGCGCGGGTGTCACGACGTACAAAGCGTTGAAGGTGGCAAATGTGAAGCCGGGCGAGTGGGTAGTGATCTACGGCATTGGAGGGTTGGGCCATCTCGCTCTGCAATACGCCAAAGCAATGGGCTACAATGTGGCCGCGGTAGACATCCACGACGAAAAGCTGACACTGGCCAAAGAGCTGGGCGCGGATCTGACAGTAAATGGCGCGAAAGTCGATCCGGTCTCGTTTATTACGGATAACATCGGAGGCGCTCATGCAGCGATCAGCGTGGCTGTGACCAAAAAAGCCTTTGAACAGGCCTACCGTTCCGTTCGCCGCGGCGGCTCTGTCGTCGTGGTGGGTCTGCCCAATGACGAGCTGCCTATTCCGATCTTTGATACCGTGCTGAACGGGGTATCGGTCAAAGGCTCAATCGTCGGTACGCGGAAGGATATGCAGGAGGCGCTGGATTTCGCAGCGCGGGGGAAAGTCCGCGCGATTATCGAGACACAGCCGCTGGATAAGATCAACGAAGTGTTTGACCGCATGGTGAAAGGTCAAATTAACGGGCGGGTCGTTCTTACGATGGAATAATATTCCTCAGTCAATAATATGATCTCGGTAGATTGGTGAGAGGGGGCATTCATTTGATCTATGCACAACCAGGGCAATCCGGCAGCAAAGTGACGTTTCGGACCCGCTATGAAAACTATATCGGAGGTGAGTGGGTATCGCCGGTGCATGAGGAGTATTTTGAAAATGTTTCGCCGGTGAATGGAAAGGTGTTTTGCGAAGTTGCCCGTTCCCGAGCAGAGGATATTGAAAAAGCGCTGGACGCCGCCCACGCTGCAAAAGACGCATGGGGGAGGACTTCAGCAGCAGAGCGGTCCTTGATCTTAAACCGAATCGCAGACCGGATGGAAGAAAATCTGGAGATGCTGGCAGTAGCGGAGACCTGGGATAACGGCAAACCGATCCGCGAAACCCTGAATGCTGATCTGCCGCTTGCCATCGATCATTTCCGTTATTTTGCCGGCGTGATTCGGGCACAGGAAGGCAGCCTCAGCCAGGTGGACGATGATACGGTCGCTTACCATTTCCATGAGCCTCTGGGCGTAGTGGGGCAAATTATTCCGTGGAACTTCCCGCTGCTGATGGCGACGTGGAAGCTGGCACCAGCACTGGCGGCGGGGAATTGCGTCGTCCTGAAGCCAGCCGAGCAGACGCCCGCAAGCATCATGGTGCTGATGGAGCTGATCGGCGATCTGATCCCGCCGGGTGTGGTCAATGTCGTCAACGGTTTTGGCATTGAAGCGGGAAAACCGCTGGCTTCCAACAAACGAATCGCCAAGATCGCTTTTACGGGTGAAACCACGACAGGCCGCCTAATCATGCAGTATGCCTCGGAAAATATCATTCCGGTGACGCTGGAGCTGGGCGGCAAGTCTCCCAATATCTTTTTTCAGGATGTGTTTGCTCAGCAGGACGATTTTGCGGACAAGGCGCTGGAAGGATTTACTCTCTTCGCGCTTAATCAGGGAGAGGTGTGCACATGCCCGTCCCGTGCTTTGATTCAACAAAGCTTTTATGGTGAGTTCCTGGAGAGAGCCGTTGAGCGGACAAATAAAATTAAACAGGGCAATCCGCTGGATACCGAGACGATGATCGGCGCACAGGCCTCCAGCGATCAGCTGGAGAAAATCCTTTCCTACATCGATATCGGCAAACAGGAGGGGGCTGAAGTGCTGACCGGCGGGGAGAGAAATCTGCTGCCAGGCGATCTGGCAGAAGGCTACTATGTGAAACCGACGATTTTCGCCGGGAACAACAACATGCGCATCTTCCAGGAGGAAATTTTCGGACCGGTTGTTTCTGTGACCTCTTTTGCTAACTATGATGAGGCGCTTGCCATCGCCAACGACACCCTGTACGGTCTGGGGGCGGGCGTATGGACGCGTGACATCAACAAAGCCTACAGAATCGGGCGGAGTATTCAAGCGGGCCGTGTCTGGACGAACTGTTACCATGCGTATCCGGCCCATGCGGCCTTTGGCGGGTACAAACAGTCGGGGATTGGACGGGAAACCCATAAAATGATGCTGAACCACTATCAGCAGACGAAGAATTTGCTGGTCAGCTACAGCCCGAAAGCACTGGGTTTTTTCTGAGTCGAACAGACAGGAAAAACAGCAGAGGCGGGTGGCGTAATGACGGTTCCGAAGGTAGTGGCTACAAAGGAAACATTGGACTGGATTGAGAAGCTGACGGAGCAGCATGGCCCGCTCATGTTTCATCAATCAGGGGGATGCTGTGACGGAAGCGCCCCGATGTGCTACCCGAGAGGAGAATTCCGGGTAGGGGAGCAGGATGTCCTGCTCGGAGAGATCGGCGGATGCCCATTTTACATCGGTGCGGCTCAGTATGAATACTGGAAGCATACCCAGTTGATCATTGATGTGGTGAAGGGAAGGGGCAGCGGGTTTTCTCTGGAAGCTCCGCATGGCGTAAGATTCCTCACGCGTTCGCGCTGCTTTGCCGATGCGGAAAACAGCACAGACCATCCATAGAAAGCAGAAAGGCTCTGGGAACCCCGGGAAAAAGGGGGAACCGGAGCCTTTTCAATAAAAAAAGTTCGCTCGGAGCAGAAAAGATGAACATGGTATAATGGCAAAAACATTGATTGCAAAAGTTGGAGGAGTAGAACCATGCATCTTTTGTCAGAGAGAGAATGGCTGGCGTACCGGCAGAAAAACAAGGATCGGGCGCGTATGCTGATTTCCTGTCCCGACCGTGCCGGAATCGTCGCCGCCGTGTCCCATTTCCTGTTTGAGCAGGGGGCCAATATTGTTCAATCCGACCAGTACACGACAGACCCGGAAACGGGCCGTTTTTTCATGCGGATCGAGTTTGACGTGGTAAATCTGGCTGAGCGTTATGAGTCCATCAAGGAATCCTTCCGTCCGGTTGCCGAGAGCTATGCCATGGAATGGTCGCTCGTGGAAGCCAATCGCCGCAAAAAGATGGCGATCTTTGTATCCAAGGAAGACCACTGTTTGCTCGAACTGCTGTGGCTCTGGAAGTCGGGAGCCCTGCATGCCGATATTGAAGTCGTGATCAGCAACCACCCCGACATGAAAGAAACGGTCGAGTCTTTTGGCATCCCGTATCGTCATATCCCGGTGGTCAAGGATCGCAAGGCAGAAGCGGAAGAAGCGCAGCTGGCAGCCGTGCCGGACAACGTGGATCTGTTGGTTTTGGCGCGCTACATGCAAATCCTGTCTCCACGCTTTTTACAGGTGTACCCGATGCAAATCATCAACATCCATCACTCGTTCCTGCCCGCTTTCGTCGGGGCCAAGCCCTATGAGCAGGCCTATCAGCGCGGCGTCAAGCTGATCGGTGCGACGGCCCACTATGTCACAGAGGAGCTGGACGCAGGACCGATCATCGAGCAGGATGTACAGCGTGTGACCCATCAGGAGGATGTCGAGACGCTCAAGCAGCTGGGCCGTCAGGTAGAGCGGACGGTACTGGCACGCGCCGTCGGCTGGCATCTGGAGGATCGCGTGCTTGTTTATGGGAATAAGACAATTGTCTTTCCGTAGGCAGGACCACCATATGAAAACCCCCGGCTCCGTCGTAGGAGTCAGGGGTTTTCTGCTTTTCAGGTCAATACGACTTGCAAATCTCCGCAAATTTGATCCAGATCAGTTCCACATCACCAAAAACCATCACCAAAAACCAGTGCCTACGGCTGCTTCTCCAAAGCCAGCTTCACCCCGAAGCCTAGAAGCGCAATCCCGGTCATGCCTTGGATGACCCGTTGGGTAGACGGCTTCTTCATCCAGGCCCGAATCAGGTTGATAAAGTGAACGTAGAAGAAAAACCAGATGACGGTCAGGACTGTATAGATCAGGCCCATGGTGAGCAGCTGCCAAAATGCCGACCCTCCCGGCTTGACGAATTGCGGGAGAAACGTCAGGAAAAAGACAGCGACCTTGGGATTCAACAGATTGGTCAGAAAGCCTTGCAAAAAGTGAGATTTATGCTTGTAGCCGGCAGGCAGCTCTTCCCCGATTGACGCTGGATTTTTCCGCATCGACCACAGGGCCGAAATCCCCAGGTAGATCAGGTAAAGCGCACCCACGTATTTGAAGATGGAGAACAGAAAAGCCGACTTGACCAGAATCGAGGACAAACCGAGGGTGACGGCCAGAGTATGGATCATGAGCCCGGCGGCACTGCCGAGAACTGTTTTTAAACCGCCCTGTTTGCCCGCAGCCAGCGTGTTTTGCGTCGCGAGCCCGGTATCCGGCCCAGGTAGGATAATCAGCAAGACGGACATCAGAATAAATAAGGAAACATTTGTCATGGGAGCCTCCCGCAGAAGATATGACGTATGATCTGATGGCGATATCATAACACGACGCGGGAGCTCTTATCTATATTTTCTGAAAGGTCGAATAACCGTTTTTTAGCGACCAAACACAAGATCGAGAAAGCGGGCGGCCACAGGCTTTGGCTGGCTGTCCTCCAATCGGGTGCACATGTAGATGGGCCGTCTGATTTCGATACCCGTGACGCGGACACGCCCCACTTCACCGCGCTTCACCAAATCGCTGACGGCCGGTTCCGGGACCAGCATCGCGCCGTATCCCGCTTTGACGGATTGGACCGCCTCCACCAATCCGTGGTATTGCAATCCTACAGTTGGCAGCGGAACGTTGTTCTCCTCGCACAGGGAAAACAATTTCTCTCGCGTAGAGCTTCCTTTTTCGCGCAGGATGAACGGCTCCCGCATCAGTACTTTCAAGGGCACCTCCTGTCCAGCCAACGGATGATCTCCAGGCACGATAAACCAATACGGAACATCTGCCACATACTCTCTTTTGATCGGCAAATCGTCCCAGGACTCGTTGGTGATCACGGCCACATCTGCTTGATTGTGCAGGAGATGATAGACCGACTGCTCCGAATTTCTCGTGAAAATTTCTACCTGTACCTGGGGGTAGCGTTTTTTGAATACGGCCAGCCAGCCGGGGACGAGATACAGCGAGGGCACATAGGTAGAGACCAACCGCAGTTTGCCCAGTCTGCCTGCCTGCAGCTCCTTCCACTCTTTTTCCAGCTCCTTTTCCCACTCAAAAATACGCCGGGCCTTTGCAAACAGAAATTGGCCTTCTGGAGTCAAAGCGATTCCCCTTCCTTTCGCGGCGAAAAGTCTGCTTCCCAGCTCTCCCTCCAGCTTGCGTATCTGTGCGGTCACAGCCGGTTGACTGATGGAGAGCGAGGAAGCTGCCGCCGTCACACTGCCATGTGCAGCAACTTCGACAAAGATACGCAGAGCATGAAGATTCATCTCCTGTTCCTCCAAATCATCAATTTTTTTTATAAATGGGCCACAAATATGTATTGGATTTTATTAATCATACTTCGTAGTCTAAGAGAAAAACAATCGGGTTTG
This window harbors:
- a CDS encoding ATP-binding protein, with the translated sequence MQHKREILQKLTGVESSRKTYYHELNLVVDEMKRKNKQLEIINRLTKLQVDADWTEVSLYLAEQLAQLIPFDRFILTLVEKATLFSYITQRESWQCGTATRPLQQTTPLHVQQLNDLISAEHPGCLVTSVALQGRLQRVFGFLTLLQEQPTTADSSHLLLFQQIAEHVSVSVENMLLFKDVSEKVKIEAQLIQSAKMAAIGEMAAGVAHELNSPLTAILGNIQLLMRMIKTEPHAQMMHDIYQCGVRSKKIIQNLLTFSRQEEYSFERLNMDDLVEDVLGLIGYQLTVSGVTILQHPSDKPLLFSGSRHQIEQIIINLLLNARDALQGVSSPTITIHTFQQVTEDGSYVGLSVHDNGSGIKQEDLPQIFHPFFTTKDQAKGTGLGLSVSLGIAEAHNGKLTVESEAGSFSRFTLLLPT
- a CDS encoding iron-containing alcohol dehydrogenase — its product is MQISKFATPEIIFGNESLSQVGESLSRLGAKKVFLVSDSGVLNAGWAEQTIKYLQDSNLDYHLWTQVTPNPKDYEVHAGAAEYRAQECNAILGVGGGSAMDAAKAIALLGTNDGSILHYEGVDKIVRPLPPMVMLPTTAGSGSEVSQFSIIVDSERQVKMAIISKSLIPDIAIIDPQTLMTKDRRLTANTGIDALTHAIESYISLAATPLTEVLSLSAMRLISQHLRPSVASAYNLEAKQAMAMASLQAGIAFSNAILGAIHAMSHQLGGLLDTPHGEVNAILLPYVLEYNYIAAPEKYVKMAEAMGENVTGLSQHDASQLMMKAVTNLTRDLQIPVTLSELGLQPEQIDRLSQTAVQDICMATNPRDMSVDDVKALYQKAL
- the adhP gene encoding alcohol dehydrogenase AdhP — encoded protein: MKAAVVNQFQEKLELKEVPIPEIGPGEVLVRIKACGVCHTDLHAAHGDWPVKPKLPLIPGHEGVGTIEKVGDGVTSLKVGDRVGVPWLYSACGECEYCLTGWETLCQKQQNGGYSVDGGYAEYCKAPAAYVAKIPDGISDVDAAPILCAGVTTYKALKVANVKPGEWVVIYGIGGLGHLALQYAKAMGYNVAAVDIHDEKLTLAKELGADLTVNGAKVDPVSFITDNIGGAHAAISVAVTKKAFEQAYRSVRRGGSVVVVGLPNDELPIPIFDTVLNGVSVKGSIVGTRKDMQEALDFAARGKVRAIIETQPLDKINEVFDRMVKGQINGRVVLTME
- the adh gene encoding aldehyde dehydrogenase; this translates as MIYAQPGQSGSKVTFRTRYENYIGGEWVSPVHEEYFENVSPVNGKVFCEVARSRAEDIEKALDAAHAAKDAWGRTSAAERSLILNRIADRMEENLEMLAVAETWDNGKPIRETLNADLPLAIDHFRYFAGVIRAQEGSLSQVDDDTVAYHFHEPLGVVGQIIPWNFPLLMATWKLAPALAAGNCVVLKPAEQTPASIMVLMELIGDLIPPGVVNVVNGFGIEAGKPLASNKRIAKIAFTGETTTGRLIMQYASENIIPVTLELGGKSPNIFFQDVFAQQDDFADKALEGFTLFALNQGEVCTCPSRALIQQSFYGEFLERAVERTNKIKQGNPLDTETMIGAQASSDQLEKILSYIDIGKQEGAEVLTGGERNLLPGDLAEGYYVKPTIFAGNNNMRIFQEEIFGPVVSVTSFANYDEALAIANDTLYGLGAGVWTRDINKAYRIGRSIQAGRVWTNCYHAYPAHAAFGGYKQSGIGRETHKMMLNHYQQTKNLLVSYSPKALGFF
- a CDS encoding DUF779 domain-containing protein; this translates as MTVPKVVATKETLDWIEKLTEQHGPLMFHQSGGCCDGSAPMCYPRGEFRVGEQDVLLGEIGGCPFYIGAAQYEYWKHTQLIIDVVKGRGSGFSLEAPHGVRFLTRSRCFADAENSTDHP
- the purU gene encoding formyltetrahydrofolate deformylase, translating into MHLLSEREWLAYRQKNKDRARMLISCPDRAGIVAAVSHFLFEQGANIVQSDQYTTDPETGRFFMRIEFDVVNLAERYESIKESFRPVAESYAMEWSLVEANRRKKMAIFVSKEDHCLLELLWLWKSGALHADIEVVISNHPDMKETVESFGIPYRHIPVVKDRKAEAEEAQLAAVPDNVDLLVLARYMQILSPRFLQVYPMQIINIHHSFLPAFVGAKPYEQAYQRGVKLIGATAHYVTEELDAGPIIEQDVQRVTHQEDVETLKQLGRQVERTVLARAVGWHLEDRVLVYGNKTIVFP
- a CDS encoding LysE family translocator produces the protein MTNVSLFILMSVLLIILPGPDTGLATQNTLAAGKQGGLKTVLGSAAGLMIHTLAVTLGLSSILVKSAFLFSIFKYVGALYLIYLGISALWSMRKNPASIGEELPAGYKHKSHFLQGFLTNLLNPKVAVFFLTFLPQFVKPGGSAFWQLLTMGLIYTVLTVIWFFFYVHFINLIRAWMKKPSTQRVIQGMTGIALLGFGVKLALEKQP
- a CDS encoding LysR family transcriptional regulator, whose translation is MNLHALRIFVEVAAHGSVTAAASSLSISQPAVTAQIRKLEGELGSRLFAAKGRGIALTPEGQFLFAKARRIFEWEKELEKEWKELQAGRLGKLRLVSTYVPSLYLVPGWLAVFKKRYPQVQVEIFTRNSEQSVYHLLHNQADVAVITNESWDDLPIKREYVADVPYWFIVPGDHPLAGQEVPLKVLMREPFILREKGSSTREKLFSLCEENNVPLPTVGLQYHGLVEAVQSVKAGYGAMLVPEPAVSDLVKRGEVGRVRVTGIEIRRPIYMCTRLEDSQPKPVAARFLDLVFGR